One window of the Diospyros lotus cultivar Yz01 chromosome 12, ASM1463336v1, whole genome shotgun sequence genome contains the following:
- the LOC127787047 gene encoding zinc finger CCCH domain-containing protein 30-like, translated as MCSGPEQNKSTSSSSPSTVENTGDQKDMGELTIDTTDPFSSLLELAANNDYEGFKQLIECDGSTVDEVGVWYGRKKGSKQIVLEHRTPLMVAATYGSVDVLKLILSQPKVNVNLSCGPDKSTALHCAASGGSANAVDIVKLLLLAGADPNSVDADGLRPVDVIVVSPKLTGMRASLEELLTSNVYDGPVGDYNLHVTVTTSNSNSPTLSSSPGNGSPCSPSDSVSSLVSKINDLPANSTSEKKEYPIDPSLPDIKNSIYSTDEFRMFSFKVRPCSRAYSHDWTECPFVHPGENARRRDPRKYHYSCVPCPDFRKGACRRGDMCEYAHGVFECWLHPAQYRTRLCKDGTSCARRVCFFAHTPEELRPLYVSTGSAVPSPRSNATAANAMDMAAALSLFPGSPSSVMAASPFSQSMSPSTNGISHSSVAWPQPNVPTLNLPGSNLQSSRLRSSLNARDIPPGDLNVLTDFDAHQQLLSDLSCFSQARSNPASLNRSCLSKTLTPTNLEELFSSEINSSPRFSDQAASGVFSPSHKSAVLGQFQQQQNMLSPINTNVFSPKNVELPLLHASFGISSPRGMSPRSVEPISPVSARLSALAQREQQQQHIQLRSLSSRDLGSAANASSIIGGSPVNSWSKWGSPHGKVDWSVNGADLGQSLRSSSFELKNNGEEPDLSWVQSLVKESPPEIKEKPAGPISGIKSSGEALKSNSQVESVDHSVIGAWLEQMQLDQLMA; from the coding sequence ATGTGCAGTGGACCAGAGCAAAACAAATCCACATCGTCTTCGTCTCCATCTACTGTAGAAAATACTGGTGACCAAAAGGACATGGGTGAATTAACCATTGATACGACTGATCCATTTTCCAGTTTACTTGAGCTTGCTGCTAACAATGACTATGAGGGATTTAAGCAATTGATCGAGTGTGATGGGTCAACTGTTGATGAGGTTGGAGTATGGTATGGCCGAAAAAAGGGCTCTAAACAAATTGTTCTGGAGCACAGAACTCCACTGATGGTAGCTGCTACATATGGGAGTGTTGATGTTTTGAAGTTAATACTCTCTCAGCCCAAGGTTAATGTGAACCTGTCATGTGGACCTGACAAGAGCACAGCCCTTCACTGTGCGGCCTCAGGTGGATCAGCCAATGCTGTTGATATTGTGAAGCTGCTTTTGTTAGCAGGTGCTGATCCAAATTCTGTGGATGCTGATGGCCTTCGCCCAGTAGATGTTATTGTTGTCTCTCCAAAGCTTACTGGCATGAGAGCCTCTCTTGAAGAATTGCTCACGAGCAATGTTTATGATGGCCCAGTTGGTGATTATAACTTGCACGTGACAGTCACAACTTCCAACTCAAACTCACCTACGTTGTCATCATCTCCTGGAAATGGGTCACCATGTTCTCCTTCTGATTCAGTTTCTTCATTGGTGTCAAAGATTAATGATCTTCCTGCTAATTCTACatcagagaagaaagaatatcCAATTGATCCTTCCCTCCCAGATATCAAAAACAGCATTTATTCAACAGATGAGTTCCGCATGTTCTCTTTCAAAGTTAGGCCTTGCTCTAGGGCATACTCCCATGATTGGACTGAGTGCCCTTTTGTTCATCCTGGTGAGAATGCTCGCAGGAGGGACCCACGGAAATATCATTATAGTTGTGTGCCTTGCCCTGATTTTAGGAAGGGTGCTTGCAGGCGAGGGGATATGTGTGAATATGCTCATGGAGTGTTTGAATGCTGGCTTCATCCTGCTCAGTACCGAACTCGGCTCTGCAAGGATGGCACAAGTTGTGCTAGAAGGGTTTGCTTTTTTGCCCACACACCTGAAGAGCTTCGTCCCTTGTATGTCTCAACGGGTTCTGCTGTTCCATCTCCCCGGTCAAATGCCACAGCTGCTAATGCCATGGATATGGCTGCTGCGTTGAGCCTTTTTCCTGGTTCTCCCTCATCAGTCATGGCTGCTTCGCCATTCAGTCAATCCATGTCTCCATCCACAAATGGGATTTCACACTCATCTGTGGCTTGGCCCCAACCAAATGTTCCAACTCTTAATCTCCCTGGCAGCAATCTTCAATCAAGTCGCTTGAGATCTTCACTTAATGCTAGAGACATTCCACCTGGGGATTTGAATGTGTTAACGGATTTTGATGCCCACCAACAGCTTTTAAGTGATCTCAGTTGTTTTTCTCAGGCCCGTTCAAACCCTGCCTCTTTGAACAGGTCTTGTCTCTCAAAAACGCTGACTCCTACAAACCTTGAAGAGCTATTTTCTTCTGAAATCAACTCTTCTCCCCGGTTTTCTGACCAGGCTGCTTCTGGTGTTTTCTCGCCATCACATAAGTCAGCTGTTCTCGGTCAGTTCCAGCAGCAGCAGAACATGCTATCTCCAATCAATACTAATGTTTTTTCGCCCAAGAATGTGGAGCTTCCTCTGTTGCATGCTTCTTTTGGCATCTCATCTCCCCGAGGAATGTCTCCCAGAAGCGTGGAACCTATATCTCCAGTGAGTGCCAGACTCTCTGCACTTGCCCAACgtgagcagcagcagcagcatatACAGCTGCGCAGCCTCAGTTCACGGGATCTTGGATCTGCTGCCAATGCTTCTTCCATCATTGGGGGATCCCCTGTGAATTCCTGGTCAAAATGGGGTTCTCCACATGGAAAAGTTGACTGGTCTGTGAATGGAGCCGACCTGGGTCAGTCGCTAAGATCATCTTCCTTCGAGCTAAAAAATAATGGAGAGGAGCCTGATTTGTCGTGGGTGCAATCTCTAGTCAAAGAATCACCGCCCGAGATAAAGGAGAAACCTGCAGGTCCAATATCTGGCATTAAGTCTTCTGGTGAGGCTCTGAAGTCCAATTCTCAAGTTGAGTCCGTCGATCATTCAGTTATAGGAGCATGGCTTGAGCAGATGCAACTTGATCAGCTCATGGCCTGA